The Arachis hypogaea cultivar Tifrunner chromosome 19, arahy.Tifrunner.gnm2.J5K5, whole genome shotgun sequence genome has a window encoding:
- the LOC112778750 gene encoding uncharacterized protein, protein MIELAADGQGRDNSSNLFVRFLGQVARRIIFCPISIKSWDKMPEDNTKRQWKLIEISSIKYFKENFEFDYAVGVKWALRTLGDRWKAHKYNLRGEYFFPNKRKVEILAANPSDIPPVEWTAFVDHYIDPKTKKQCLQNARNREKFIVSHAGGSKSNARRATQMEKKLGRPVCRSEVIVSTLLKKYGSYVSGEGQRLAEKIVEHLSEDQERAATEGIHSKVLAHPDDAIGKVCGPENGKRVRGFSNAACPSGFGKSKCIFGGAICGGSSSASQQHVTDLERQLQEANYTTT, encoded by the exons aTGATAGAGTTGGCTGCAGATGGACAAGGTCGAGATAACAGCTCGAACCTGTTTGTGAGATTTCTTGGTCAAGTAGCTCGTCGAATTATATTTTGTCCCATATCAATCAAAAGTTGGGATAAAATGCCAGAAGATAACACAAAAAGACAGTGGAAACTTATTGAA atCTCCTCTATAAAATATTTCAAGgaaaattttgagtttgattatgcTGTTGGCGTCAAATGGGCTCTGAGGACCTTAGGTGATAGATGGAAGGCCCATAAGTATAATTTACGAGGAGAATACTTCTTTCCTAACAAAAGAAAGGTAGAAATTCTGGCTGCGAATCCCTCAGACATACCGCCTGTTGAATGGACTGCTTTTGTGGATCATTATATAGATCCTAAAACAAAG AAACAATGTTTGCAAAACGCCAGAAATCGTGAGAAGTTTATAGTTTCACATGCCGGTGGAAGTAAAAGCAATGCTAGAAGAGCAACTCAGatg GAGAAAAAATTAGGAAGGCCTGTATGTCGAAGTGAGGTTATTGTATCAACTTTGCTAAAGAAATATGGGAGTTATGTAAGCGGGGAAGGACAACGATTAGCT GAAAAAATAGTAGAGCATTTGTCTGAAGATCAAGAGCGTGCTGCCACTGAAGGTATTCATTCAAAAGTCTTGGCTCATCCGGATGATGCAATTGGAAAAGTTTGCGGTCCTGAAAATGGTAAGCGAGTACGTGGCTTTAGTAATGCTGCATGTCCCAGTGGTTTTGGTAAGTCAAAGTGCATCTTTGGAGGGGCAATATGTGGAGGTTCTAGCAGTGCATCGCAACAGCATGTTACAGATTTAGAGAGGCAACTTCAAGAagctaattacactactacataa
- the LOC112779987 gene encoding protein argonaute 1A, which translates to MAHQQDIEGWPLGLLQPLNNARVTELARSGNMSAVSRLNRGLAANEDDLRKADAVAKELKAVGGLVDLSADLDKLQGRWRLIYSSAFSSRTLGGSQSGPPTGRLLPITLGQACKIVEGQRYTKRLNEKQITALLKVTCQRPRDRKNDILRTVQHNSYNKDPYAKEFGLKISEKLASVEARILPAPWLKYHESGKEKNCLPQVGQWNMMNKAYESLIKAFSEV; encoded by the exons ATGGCTCATCAACAG GATATTGAGGGGTGGCCATTGGGGTTATTGCAACCACTGAATAATGCAAGGGTTACTGAGTTGGCCAGAAGTGGTAACATG AGTGCTGTTTCTAGGCTGAATAGAGGTCTTGCTGCAAATGAGGATGATCTGAGAAAGGCGGATGCTGTGGCTAAGGAACTCAAAGCTGTCGGAGGACTAGTTGATCTCTCGGCTGACCTcgataaattgcaaggaagatGGAGACTGATATATAGCAGTGCATTCTCATCTCGTACTCTAGGCGGTAGCCAGTCTGGACCTCCCACCGGAAGACTCCTTCCTATAACTCTTGGACAG GCCTGTAAGATTGTGGAGGGGCAAAGGTATACAAAAAGATTGAATGAGAAGCAAATTACTGCACTGCTCAAAGTTACTTGCCAGAGACCCCGCGATCGCAAAAACGACATCTTACGG ACAGTGCAACATAATTCTTATAATAAAGATCCTTATGCAAAGGAATTTGGTCTTAAAATCAGTGAAAAGCTAGCTTCTGTTGAAGCACGAATTCTTCCAGCCCCTTGG CTTAAATAccatgaaagtgggaaagaaaagAACTGTTTACCCCAAGTTGGTCAGTGGAACATGATGAACAAG GCATATGAATCTTTAATAAAAGCTTTCTCTGAAGTCTGA